The following is a genomic window from Acipenser ruthenus chromosome 19, fAciRut3.2 maternal haplotype, whole genome shotgun sequence.
GATCAAAATGTGCTTAACAAAACAATCTGAACAAATGTCCCttaaaacaattctttatttATCCTCCTACATAAACTCTTAAGTTCTGTCAAATTAGTGAGACATTAGACTTTTTAATGatactgtaatacaaaaaataagctTGTAAGATGACAAGCGTttggaagtctttttcaatatcTTCATTCACATTCAAAAATATATAACGGTGGCAGAACCACAGACTGGTTCAAGGGCTTCCCAAGCCGTGCTGATTCCTGAGTCAGAAACGAGAACGAGGACATTGAGAGACACTTCTGGTCTAAACGTTGGCAATAGAATTCTGAAAGTTTCTTTCAGAATTATTGCATTTAGAAACACAAGTTGTATTTGATGTCTTATAAAGAGTTTACACACATTTGTGTGATACAGTTAAAGTAGTGTTTCATCGAAAACCTGCAAGGAAGGAAGTTCAGTGTTTAAAAGGGCTCCTTCGTGAATTAATAGGTTGTACTAATACAGTAATAAAAGGTAAGCCTTTGAACAAACTGGGGGGACTGGggggagacacagacagacagacacaccacCCACGCCTCTAGCTTTGGCTCAGTGATTGAGCTCGGTCCTGCTGCTTAATGTTTAACCGCTGCAGGTTTGCACATTAAGACAGCTGCAAATAATCTGCAAAACACTTTGACCTTGAGGCCATTTACCCACATTCATTTTTCAGCCCGAGCCTCTAGTCCTTCTCAAAGTTACTGCGGTATACCATGGTtaaagtgaaagcacagtgaatgcatggtaaatgGCATAGCGTTGTGTTACAGTGCTGTAAAAACCGTGGTCAGCCTTGGTAAAGCAGTGTTAACCATTAAACGGTCTTGCTGTTGACATAGGTAGAGCAATAACATGTCTCTCTCTGCCTGGACTGTTCTGGGTAAATAAAAATTCACAGAAATAAATGAATTACAATTAGTGTTCCATATCTGATGTCCGTGCCCCCTGTTTGTCCTTGAGGGCTGGTTTGTGTTGCCGTGCCTGGGTGCTGGCTCACAGCTGTGTGGGGAGGTAGAAGGAAGAAAGCTCCAGTTTAAGCCAGATGCAATGCTTTGCTTGTAAAGTTACCCCATGTGACAGGGAGCACTTTCCAGTAAGCATCAGCCTGTTCCCTTCAGTCTCCAGCGATTGTACATTTTCTATTTCCACCAAGGTGTTTTTACTTTACTGAGTTTGTCCTGCTCCAGTGGAACATTTCACTTGCACAGACTACTGATAATGACtttacagtacatgcacagtGATACTATTACATGCCTTTCTATATTTAGAAATAGGTAAGGGTTACAGTGAATtgcaagcaaaaagaaaaaatgcatcaAGGGGTTCGTGAACCGCAAGAGCACAGCTGGGTTTGCATCTTTGATACCTCATTTCCAAGGGGGATACTGCAGGTTCCATGTGCCTCTGTTTTTCCATTGAGAGCCTTTGCTGATGTAACCCAGTCCCTGTTTACCTCCCATTCCAGGCCTCCTTCAGTCACACATAAGCAGACAATAGTGTTGTTGCAAAGgtcttttgtattatttttattacattgtgcGTCTGCAAATGTGCAAAAATCAAGCCCTGGAATCcatctgtaaaaataaaactgacgagCACAAGGCTGCAGCACTTTCATGTCACATTCTCTGTGCTGCACaatacagattttattttcaTTCCATGTGGCAAAGTTTTAATCAAAATATAATTTATGCAAGTACAAATATTTTAGATGCTTTTGCACAATGAAAATATACACCCTGCATTGATTCATGCACAGTACATGTATTTGTCAAAAATAACAACCCCTATGTTAAtgttaatataatattaaataagCACAAAATGCATACAAGAACAAATCAAAAACACCTTCCCTGCAAAAATTAAGCCCGGAATGGCTTGATTCATTGCAGAGCAGACCTTTGCATTTTGACCTATTGAAGATGTTACCctttttacaaaaacacattactACAGAAATAGTGCATAGTAAAATATTATACAGAAATTTTGCAGGCTGACACTGATCGTAATAACGGTTACACCCCTATCGAAGTTAGTGGTAGAATCCAAAActttttctttgttaaaaaaaataaagtacgaGACTGGAAGGGTCAGGATTTAAAGCAACAGTACTCTTTTTTTCCATTCATCCTATTACACTGCGCCTCTTTGAATGTGAAGGACATCCTCCTACAGGGGAAGGGCACAGCCTAGCATCCCGAGGCCTGGAAACAAGCGATTTCATATCCTCCACATTCGTATTGATCAATTCTGTTTGTTCGTTGTAATTATCAGGCTTTATTTAACCAGGTTCAGTAGCTGTCAGTAACAGGAGTTGAAAAGCTAGCCAAAATACACAAGGCTATAGTACCTCTTACTAAATAAAAGCCGTTCATAGATTTTAACCACCCTTAATGAAACTCGATATTACAATTTAACCAGATGTGTAGGTTTGACCTATTGATCATTATTCCTTGCAAAGTGCTTTCATGTTGTTCACAGTGTAATAGAAGAATGGATGACACTTCTACAGTTAGCGTCAGTActctgggtttttttgtttgtctgtttgaccAGTCTGTGTTAGAATGCATTGTATTCATGCTGTCGAATGTTTGTAGGAGGCCATTGTTTGTTTGCAGACCCCCCAGACACTTATCCAAACAGTGTTCAGATCTCCTTGAAACTTACCTGAACATATTGAACTGCAGTGCTGCACAACACTGCTTGTTTACACTATTGGTTACTACATCGCTCCATAGTTGAGAACATGAAACACACTACTGTTTGGAGCAGTAGGAGGTTAGAAATGACCTCTTCAGTATCAGGAAGAAAAATTACAGGAAACACAATAGAGCTGAGGGTATTGGGCACAGCCTTCTTGAATATATAAAGAcccttttaaataaaacatttgaatgagCTCCAGGAAGCCGAAATCCAAATGCAGAACCATACGGAATCTAGGGAATTTTGGACTCTGCcagaaaccaattttttttttaaatttggtttaGTTATTTGAACCTTTATTAAATTTGCAAATAGATGTCACTTCGAGCTccttttgtaaatgtaaattgCATTGTTTTCTGAGCACTGTGTCTTAAGTATTGAGTTAAGTTAATTTAGTTAAAAATTATCAAATGAACTGAGCTGAAATGCCAAGCAAACAATGAACTTCTGAGACCAAGATGAATCTGGTTTTAGTAGCGTAGCCTGGGGTTAATGGGTCTAGCTCTCCATAGTCCAGCATTTCCACCCCCATAGTCTTGTTTTAAGAACCCCTCCCATCCCATTCAATCACCCTCCATCTGTATTTACATACAGGATGGCTTCTCTTAGCTGTTCTGTGTGATAAATCTATCGACATACACACACTTCACTGCCCTGTGAAAATGCAAATCCAACTTTCCCCTCGCTACTGGAAAAAGAGCTCCTCGACAaatcagtgtttgttttaaaagcttaTCAGTGAtttatagcagaaaaaaaaacctactaaCTAAACAGTTCTCCTGCCAGCTGGAGTTTCTCAAAGCTTTGCCTTTGATCCAGTAAaagaaatgggcagcagtgtggagtcgtggttagggctctggactcttgaccggagggttgtgggttcaatcccaggtgggggacactgctgctgtacccttgagcaagatactttacctagacaatgtgatatcttgtaacaattgtaagtcgccctggataagggcgtctgctaagaaataaataataataataaaatgtacattttgaaatgtattttaaaataagtacaatACAATGCAGTACAAATAATCCAGTTGCGTGAACAGTACAGGCTTATATTTTGTTCAGTAATGTTAGAAAATAGTAGACCTGCCTTTTGGCACTCAAATGTAGGGCCAGAGTGATGTTCTTCAGGTATAGATAACGATGACTGCAATTTCTCGGTTTTAATATAAAGTCTGTTGAACCTTTAGTAATTTATCACGATACACACCTCCATAATGTCAAGGAAAAGTATCATTTATGCACTTGATTCATCCATTGATACGCAATGGAACATATCCCCTTCCTAGATCCTTCTTATCACCCACTGTGTGTCGTATTTTGTAATTGCAGACATTGGGAGCATCAACATGGCTCCTGCACTACCCCAGCACTTCCGCCTGGTAGCGCTGCTGTTCCTCTGCCTGTGGTCTGCACCGGTGGTCAAGGCTCAGACCAGCCCATCCCCTCCATCTGGCTGCGGCCAAAACCTGAACTCCCTCTACTACAACCTGTGTGACCTGTCTGCGACCTGGGGGGTGGTGCTGGAGGCGTTCGCCGGGGCGGGTATGGTGGGCACCTTCATGGTAACTATCGTGCTTGTGGCGAGCGTGCCCTTCATCACGGATGGGAAGAAGAAGAGTGTGGTGGGGCTGCAGGTGGGATTCCTGCTGTGCACGCTGGGGCTGTTCGCCCTCACGTTCGACTTCATCGTCAAGCCGAACTTCTCCACCTGTGCCTCCAGGCGCTTCCTCTTTGGCGTCTTGTTTGCCGGCTGCTTCTCCTGCCTACTGGTGCACAGCATCCGTCTGAACCTGCTCGTGCGGAAGGACAATGGTCCACGGGGATGGATGTTGTGCCTGGGCGCCCTGGCTCTCTGGCTGGTGGAAGTCATAATCAACACGGAGTGGCTGATCATAACCATAGTCCGCAACGCCCCAAACTCCACCGTTGTGGGGGACCCGTGCTCCATTGCCAACATGGATTTCGTCATGGCGCTCATCTACGTGATGGTCCTCTTGTTGGCCACCCTAGTGTCCAGCGTTTCCACCCAGATGGGCAAGCACAAGCGCTGGAGGAAGCACGGCATCTTCATCCTGCTGACGGCCCTCGTCTCTATAGGCATCTGGGTGGCGTGGATCGTGATGTACGTTTTTGGGAACAGCAGGGTGGGGAGCTCCCTCTGGAATGACCCCACGCTGGCCATCGCTCTGGTTTCCAATGCCTGGACCTTCCTTATCTTGTACATCATCCCCGAGCTGTGCCTGCTCACCAAGGACTCGGAGGCGCAGCCAAGCTACGGAGACGACCTGTACCCCACCAGAGGGGTGGGCTACGAGACCATCCTCAAGGAACAGACATCCCAGAGCATGTTCATGGAAAACAAAGCTTTCTCCATGGATGAACCAAGCACAGGTACTCTACATTCATTTTCCCAATTTATAATCAATCAGTTGGTGGTAACTGTTGGGCTTGTAGAATGTAAATATTTGGAGCTAGGATTGAAACCCAGGATCTACTGTCCTCTAGTCCCGTAGGTGTTTTTTGGACTGGTGATTAACAAAATCATAATTTTGAGATCTTGAATTCATAGACTGACTTACAAAGTTTTGTAGTTATGATGTGCTCATCCAGTGATGCAGCGTACAACCTGCTGCATTCCGCAACGGAACATGCTACATTTCCAAACATTCTACTAGTTGCATGCTATGTGTAGGACTGTGGATGTTGACCGTTACAGATATCAACTGCTGATGTACTTCATCAGTTCATTTAAATGGAATGCTAACAATATaacaaaaaatcattaaaacaccAATATGACAAGGACAGTCTCTACATGCATGATGTTTAAAACTGATAAGACTACTATGCTTTAATAACTGCTATGATAACATAATCTACAGAGGACACTGGCAAAATCCAGaaatacaaacatgttttttctgTCATTTGAGATCAAGCCAGAATTAAACTCTTTTCACTTCCAACTAGACACAGATATCGAGCCTGCTCCTGTTTCATTGCCTATTATTTATGTCCTGAACCTGGACATTTACAACTGTAACcgtatgaaaagaaaaataaaaaacaggagctctgtgccacaaataataaaactgaatGGTGAGATATAGTGTTGCTCCAGTGCACcccactgtttaaaataaattgagacAAAACAATTGTTTGGAGTAAATCCAGCCCGAAGTGTGATGAGTACAGAGCACAGCTGGGAGAAACCTGAATTAACTGGTCGCCAAAGACAATACACATGGGTGGCTTCTTAATACAGGTGGCTGCTTGTTCAAGGTGCCCCCACAGTCACTTGAAAAGCACAATTTCACTGGCTGCTAAGAGCAGGGAACTGCAAAGACAGGGTTTGATGTATTCCGATGTGTTTTACCTTCTCCAcgtgtaatcattttttttttttttttccccttttcagCTAACAAGCCTGTGTCCCCGTACTGTGGTTACAATGGACAGAATCGCAGCTGTGTGTACCAACCCACAGAGCTCGCACTGATCAGTCAAGGGCCTGGACATGTAAGTTACTGATAGACAAACtgaactttttgtttttataaatgttgatTTATCCACCCTAACCCATTGATACAGAGGATTCCTAACCTGTGCGTACAGTCAGCTTTTCAACGTAACATGCAAGCCATGTGTAATTCATACAGCTCAACTGGCTTAAATCTCTTGTCCATGAAAAATTCCCTCAAATTAGGCTACCCATTTAGTATATAGAtccactgctgtttagatcaattcaatacagtccatCTTTTCCTGAACACAATTCCGGAACAGCGGATTATAATTTCCCTATGCTGTTTTTGAAGGGATATTTGCAAAtccacacatttttataaaaaatatatatatatatatatatatatatatatatatatatatatataatcaaaacgGGCTGTGATTGTCGCATTTGGATTTTAACGCTGCCCTTTTTCCTTCCTGTTGTGCGTCTGTGTTTGCGCGTGTGGTTtggtgcatgctgtgtgtgtaaagCACTCGGACATGCAGTATGAAGTGGTTATTCCTCGGGCGAGTGTAATCTCCCAGCCGGCGAGCAGCAACAACTCTACAGTCCGAGCCGAAGACTCTGCCTCCACAGCAGGACAGCAGAGGAACGGAAGCGTACGTGAACTGAACGAACACTCGCCTCTCCATTGCTTCAGTGTCACCTGACcgtcgcctctctctctctctctctctctctctctctctctctctctctctctctctcgcttacCCAGACCCCACAAAATATTGGCCAAAAGCTATTGACGTCATTCCTGTTCACTTGCACAAAGAACGTAAATGTCTTTTGGGCATGTACTTATACAGTACAATTTCTGGATATTCTTTGATCTATTTTACATTAATAGATCAATAGTTATCTGATACCAGTGTGCAAAACAACATGTTGCATAGGTGTAATAGATAAGGCTACATTCTTGAAagacatttatgttttttttcaacattctctTGTAAAGAGGAATCGTGTCTTGAGCCACACGAATCCTGTGTTGTCTGTCTAAGCAAGGCTTTTCTTATCACTTCACTTCTTGTTACATGGGACTTCACCCTTTTACTTCCTGTCACATGGGACTTCATTGCTTCCGGTCACCGTCTAGTTCAGGACCAGACGAATAAGCTTCTATTACAGTGCAAAACTTTTAAATGGTCAAACCTTTTCACTTGGTCAAGCACCTATTAAATCTTTATGTACGCCTTTGttttatgtattcatgtatttatgtattaatcaGGGATTACCATTAAaccattacaatttaaaaaatggtatGCCACTAAAActcacaattgcttttttttttttttttttttttttttagggaaacAGCTTTTATCCCAAATCCCTTTGGTAAACATCCCTCAGACTTCTCAACCTTATCCAGTGATGCAAAAACTCCCAGCTGACcccataaggtttttttttttttcttttttgggttgTTCCCTTCGCCTGCTGGCCCAGCCTCGGGGCTTGGTGCACTGGGGTTGGCAGATTCATCTACCGATACAGAGAGGGAGCGAGAGCACAATATCCTAGATCCTCACTCTCTCGCTACAGCCTCACACAGGAGGAGGCAGGGGGTCCTTGGGGATCATCTCAAAGACAGTGCCTCTCCAGGGATGCTCTCTGTCAGCCTCGTACCAGCCTGGCATCGGTGTGAACGGCTATAACAAACCCCACGGACAAAGGCGCTTTTTTATTATCAAAATGTTAATTctaatgtgacaaaaaaaaaaaagcttctgctTCCAGAACAGAGACAATGGTATTTCGACTGGGATTTATCTTTTGTGAAAAAAGAACTGATATGGCAGTCAGCTAGTGAGAGGGAGGGGGTCAATGGGTAAAAACAAACCCCCACCCCCTTTCTTTTAACCCCTTCTCTCCTTCCTGACcgttgagtgttttttttgtttgtttttttgctgctggTTTGGACTGTGCCGAAAGTGTGACGCGGACAGCCAGACAAGGAGGAGGAGATCCAGGGTTTCAATAACTAGGACTGGAAGCAGCTTGCCATTCTAGATGTGATCCGCAACCACGTGCAGCAGTAAAGGTTCCCTGAAACCCTGAAACCACCATTACAGAACCAAGACAAAACCCAGCATATTCAGAAATTCAAGTTGGGTGCATCAATAATGCAAGCACACTTTAGTGCTCCGTGAACATACACAGGGTTCAAATAACGCCTAACCAGCACTGCTAAAATGCCTGTCCAGCTGAAAAACACAAAGTCCTCATTGCTCTCCAGATGCCCAGAATATGGCTGTCACTTCAGCAGCAGTCACAAACAATCCATGGGACCTTTGATCTGAAACGCACCTTTTGCAGTATGATGTGCTTGAGAGTTTGCTAGCGAGTGCAGTCTTCAGCCTCTCCAGCTGTGCCCCAGAGGGGGAGTGCCTTGCATTTCAGTTGACtgaatttctgtttttgttttgtttaatataattttctgttATGTTAACTAGGCTCTTGCTTCAATGCAGTGTTTGCAAGATAGTGGGGGATGTCAATTGAATCTTTTCAGCTTTGTTAAAAATCTTTTCAAAATCGTTTTAGCAGGAAATAAACCAGAAACgtgtcccatatatatatatatatatatatatatatatatatatatatatatatatatatatccaatagTACATTTGCATAGTGGTATCAGACACAGATACTTTTTAAGGTGGTATTAGTATATTATTGCTAAAGACGGTATTCCCAGACAATCAATATAACCTTGCAATACCACCTTAAATCAGGTGTCTCAACACTGACGCATAGTTTTTTGCATTAACTCCCCTGCtgaaaagttaattgaattgggccCAAAAGCTGTCATGAATGAAGAATTAAAGTGTAATGGAAATTGTATTACTTATTTAAATATATGACCAGTACCAGTAGGCTACACTCCTTTCAAATAATACTGACCTATATCTAAATATGACAAATGTGCATTGATatgttacaattattttttaatctaaattGGAAAGGTTAAATCACTGATTGTTGTCCCAAGGttatataaaactacaaaatgtctCTTCTGCtcagtttattgtttattgtgaaGATGTCATAAAACCTGGGCAGGAGTTAATTACGGAAAATAAATATGCCCGTGATACAACATccattgtgttgtttttattcctAAACTTCTCCCTTCTACAGCCACAGAACACACCTGTAATCTACCCACAGTTTGCAAACAGCTTTAACTGCAATTAAACTGTGCAATCTAATATATAATCTCTGGTCTTGATTTGATAACCCTGGTATGCTTACTTTGACTGCAGTTATTTTCATgcgatttattttatttctgtagtaGAACGGCTTTTGTTGAGAGACACAAGCCCACCTGTACAAGGCACAGCTGCTGCAAAGTACtgcatgcatttattattttaatatgacCCCTGTTATCTATCAATCCCCCTTTTCTATATAGAGCTTTTGTTTAAGTTCAAATAGTAACAGAGAATTTGCCATCTGcctaattgtttttcatttttccatGCATTATTAATTCCTACTGAGCATTAGTGAAGTTGTTCATCTCCATGTGCTTGATTCATGCATCTGTAACAGGGCATAGGCTGGGCACGAACCTGCCACCCACTGCatcgcaagcaagcgtcttaaccacaatgcaaaagaatccgtaacggcagtgtatcacacaacactacccgTTACCCGTGCCAGTACAGTCTGTCTTTCTTGAATTTTCCTTGGGCGTGCATGCATGTGCGGGTGGATGCTTGATAGAATTAGAACACCTTCAAATGTCAGGTTCCAGAGATTGCGCGCTTTGTGATCTTGAGAATATCCCGTGGAAACAAGTGTAAGTGAGATAGGTGCTGCCAGTTAGGCACTGATCAGTGACCCCTGTTACACAATGGTCATTTGAATTATTAAAGAGGAGCTGCAGAGAGGGATCTCAGTGATGCCTGACTCTGAAAATCAAACCGCAGCAGCACTGAGCCTGCTGCTCCCGGCTCTCCTATCTGCTTGCTGCACAGTCAGCTATTCATGGCCTGAACTCCGGGCTTTACTGAGAGCAGCAGAGTACAAATCAACAAGGTGTCGGGTTTCATGGATTCCAAATCCCGGACTGCACTTCAACATGTTGTTCGACTCGCCGGCTTTGAGAGTCAACACAGATCTGTGATTGAAAAGGACTTGTTGCACCAAAACAAGCTGgttattcaaatgtaattatgaTGCACTCTTGAACTAACACAAACATTCCTATTGGATTCACATGGCCTCCTACAGAGCATTTTGAAAAGGCAACTCTGTGTGAAGAGGCAACTCGGAGAGCTTGATATTCAGTATGAAGGAAACATCTATGAGAGACtaatatacagcatatatatatatatatatatagtacatgtaTATTTTACGAAACTCaaatcaagtgttttttttccctttcattttGAAAAGTTGCCCCCTTTTGAAATAATAGGAGTAAAATGCTTTGAGAAGGGAAGCTCAGCTTTAAAGATCTCGGTGAGGGCGCTATCTAGCTTAGACACAGAAAGAAATATGAATGGCCTTGGGTTAGAGAAGGACCCAGTATTAGATGACATCACGCCACGCACCTTCAAGAGACTGTTTCATGTATTCCAAAAAGAATGTGTACagtcaacacacacaaaaaaagcagattttttttttctttttgtacttcTTTGACCCTCTCCCTCTAACAGCAAGTCAGTTTTTATATGAACTTCTCTTAGGCATTGCACATGGTGCGACTGTAACAGCAACAATACTCTTGAAGGAAGGTGCCAGCAGTGCAGCTGGTATTGCGATGTGCATAAGAGTGAGACCGAGACCTGCAATGCATTGTCATGCTTATTTCTAAGACAATGCTATTGATGAAAGGTTCCCAGTACGTAAAACTATAATGGCTGCAATTAGACAATGTGACCTACAGAAAACAAATGCGAAGAACCAAAAAGCAGAATTAATGACTCAATTTTTTTGTACTGATTTAAAGCATgataaactgcaatattactgtaaAAGATGTCCAATGGGAAGTGTCCTACAGAAAACAAATGCGAAGAACCAAAAAGCAGAATTAATGACTCAATTTTTTTGTACTGATTTAAAGCATgataaactgcaatattactgtaaAAGATGTCCAATGGGAAGTGTCTATATAAAGTGCTGCCACTCTCCGAGTGCTAGAGAGACAGGTGAGTGAAGGACAAACAAGGGATGTATTTTTTTCCTGGAAGATCATCTTTCCCCTCGCTGTGATTTTGTACTCAGCATTGgtttctgcagtgtgtgtgtgtgtgtaggggttaaTAACAGTATCAGCTGATTCCTGGTGCACACTGCAGGTATCAGTCTTTCAGGTTCAGGAGCCCCACAGAGATCAGTACTGGCTTTCTGTTTGTTCTTTCTGTCTCTAGGTGATTTTGACTCTGAGTGCCGCTCGTACTTTGACGTCACTTTTGTTTAGTCAagtggcgctgctgctgctgtttctgttCTGTGGTATACCTTCCCCCAGCTCCAGTACAAACTTgcacagtgaaacacagtgaAGGCTGTtctaaaatggaaataaaaagtcAAACCTCCTGGTAATTTGGCCTCCAATACTGAAAAAGATTGAAGTAAGGCACGTTAGCACCTTTGATGAGTCCGTGCTGGAGCCAGTATGAACAGAGTTGGGTTTGTCTTGCACCCTTTGCCAAGCTGAAGATATATTATTAAGTTATATTAAAACTAGAGTGCACAAATGAATATTTCTGGTTTCATCTGCTGGACTGCCAGATCAACGCAACACTTCATAAGAATAGCATTATATTCCATTAACAGGAAAATGGGAGAATGTTTTTGAATTGCTAAAAGGAAATAAGATAGCGAAAGTTTGATAAGAATGGAAAAGCCTAgtaaaaaaatctttatatatgATAAAGCACTTTATTATAAGCATCAGGTAAGCCAATCTAATGAGAAGAAGCTCATATGACCTTATCTGGTTTTTGGATCGAGACCAAACTCCttttaaataaacagtttgaCTATTGACATTTAAACAATACAGGAGGaactaaaaacaaagcaaaaaacattTGCTTTTGGGGAACTTGTTACATGGCAGCTCTGGTgaatactgttttatttcatcATGAAGAATTTAAACTGCTAAATGTGGATTACTCACACAGTGAGTACCATTTGTCAGCAGGGATTGACTTTGAGACATGTTAAAATGAGATGGCAAGTCCGTGTCTGCATTCAGCAGCAAAGTTATTGTAGTCAACAAAATAACAACTGTTAAAAAGTTTTGAGTTTTGTTTGGAAACTCAAGTCACCACACGTACTGATGCACTGTCATCTTGCAGAAACTTAGTCTTCCTGTGCAGTATATAAATCAGCAGCCCCTGTTCAAATTTCATACCAGCCCCAGCTTCCCAGTCAGACAGGAGGCGGAGTGTGGCTGACAGTCTCCCTAGTGAAAATGGAATCTGCTCCCGATTATCCCTTTGATTTCCGGAGTGCGTCTATAATTAGGGGCTGCTGAAATCCCTGAGTCACCCTGCCTAGCACAATGGACAATGGCAGATACccagcacacatacacacatgcatacacttAAAGGGCACACCCTCTATTTAATGATAAAAACTCAGAATTCCCTCCGTTATACACCATTGCAAGTTGTAATGAAAATCTGTCCTTGTTTCAGGGTTTAGTAAAAACTGGATAAAAAGAAACTAGCAAGTGGAATCCCTCTGCCTTTCagtttcattgggattccaaatcatgTTATCCAGCAACAACAGGGAGCAGTATAGTTTTGATAAACAAAATCACAATCAAAAACTCGATAAAAAACGGTTTGGCACCTCAATAATTGAAAGTGTACATGAAAACAACCTCCTCCCTTGCCAATATAAAACCCTGCACAAGGACCATTGGTAGTTACCCAGGT
Proteins encoded in this region:
- the LOC117424221 gene encoding G-protein coupled receptor family C group 5 member C-like isoform X1: MAPALPQHFRLVALLFLCLWSAPVVKAQTSPSPPSGCGQNLNSLYYNLCDLSATWGVVLEAFAGAGMVGTFMVTIVLVASVPFITDGKKKSVVGLQVGFLLCTLGLFALTFDFIVKPNFSTCASRRFLFGVLFAGCFSCLLVHSIRLNLLVRKDNGPRGWMLCLGALALWLVEVIINTEWLIITIVRNAPNSTVVGDPCSIANMDFVMALIYVMVLLLATLVSSVSTQMGKHKRWRKHGIFILLTALVSIGIWVAWIVMYVFGNSRVGSSLWNDPTLAIALVSNAWTFLILYIIPELCLLTKDSEAQPSYGDDLYPTRGVGYETILKEQTSQSMFMENKAFSMDEPSTANKPVSPYCGYNGQNRSCVYQPTELALISQGPGHHSDMQYEVVIPRASVISQPASSNNSTVRAEDSASTAGQQRNGSGNSFYPKSLW
- the LOC117424221 gene encoding G-protein coupled receptor family C group 5 member C-like isoform X2 is translated as MAPALPQHFRLVALLFLCLWSAPVVKAQTSPSPPSGCGQNLNSLYYNLCDLSATWGVVLEAFAGAGMVGTFMVTIVLVASVPFITDGKKKSVVGLQVGFLLCTLGLFALTFDFIVKPNFSTCASRRFLFGVLFAGCFSCLLVHSIRLNLLVRKDNGPRGWMLCLGALALWLVEVIINTEWLIITIVRNAPNSTVVGDPCSIANMDFVMALIYVMVLLLATLVSSVSTQMGKHKRWRKHGIFILLTALVSIGIWVAWIVMYVFGNSRVGSSLWNDPTLAIALVSNAWTFLILYIIPELCLLTKDSEAQPSYGDDLYPTRGVGYETILKEQTSQSMFMENKAFSMDEPSTANKPVSPYCGYNGQNRSCVYQPTELALISQGPGHGNSFYPKSLW